Within the Thiovulum sp. ES genome, the region AGGAAAACGGACTCTACACAAAATATCTTTTGAAAAATTTGGAACGGGAAAATATGGAGCTTTTAGATATTTTCAGAAAGACAACGGAGCAAGTCTCTAAATCGAGTGCAAAAGAGCAAGTTCCGTGGTTTAACACCTCAATCACTTCAGGCAAATTCTATTTTCTGGGAGACGGAAAAACTCAAAATTCCGATGAGGTCGCTCCAAAAGTTATAACAAAAGAAGTTGTCAAATTTATAGAAAAACCTGTTGAAAAAATCGTTACAAAAGAGGTAGTTGTTGTTGATGACTCACGAATTCGAGAGTTGGAAAGAGAGTTGGCTCAAACAAAAAAAGCTCTGAAACAAGTTCAGAGAGAAACCCCGAAAAATGTAAATAAAGAAACTCCGAAAAATGTAAATAAAGAAACTCCGAAAAATGTAAATGCTGAACTTGATTCAGTATGGATTGATCCTGAAACAAATTTGATGTGGCAAAACGAACCTTTCACAAAAGCGGACAAAAAACATTATGACGATAATACAGAAGGTGGAAGAGCTTTGAAATGGGAGAATGCAAAAAATTATTGTTCAAATTTGGAGTTAGCTGGATATTCAGATTGGAAATTGCCAAGCAGAGATGAATTGAAAACACTTTTGACAAAAAAGAAAAATGGTTGGCTTTATATCAAAAAACCGATGTTGAAAAACACTGAAATTTTGAGAGGTGGAAAATACAACAATTTTACAGCATGGACATCAACTATAATGAAAACTTATAGTTCCACTTCTTGGGTTGTCCATTTCGGCAATGGGAACGACAGTTGGAACGGTCAGACGAACTTTAGCTTTGCTGTTTGTGTCCGTGACTTATAGTTATTTTATATTATTGTTAAATTTTGTGATTTAAAGTTTTTTACCGTC harbors:
- a CDS encoding hypothetical protein (PFAM: Caspase domain; Protein of unknown function (DUF1566)); protein product: MRFLLIFILILFGGCQAEKQRGDRSSFVYVKPKGYTGSEERVALVIGNSDYKYMQKLKNPTNDSRDMRKKLRLLGFDVRYLENGTKAEMMTEMRKFQTDFQDNPNVVTFFYYAGHGKEFNGKNYLVPIEANAKAPDEWEEYGVKLSFMLRKFHFAQTKLNIAVLDACRTGFRGDDGFTSPSQAEGTLVAYSTGIGNTASDNEREENGLYTKYLLKNLERENMELLDIFRKTTEQVSKSSAKEQVPWFNTSITSGKFYFLGDGKTQNSDEVAPKVITKEVVKFIEKPVEKIVTKEVVVVDDSRIRELERELAQTKKALKQVQRETPKNVNKETPKNVNKETPKNVNAELDSVWIDPETNLMWQNEPFTKADKKHYDDNTEGGRALKWENAKNYCSNLELAGYSDWKLPSRDELKTLLTKKKNGWLYIKKPMLKNTEILRGGKYNNFTAWTSTIMKTYSSTSWVVHFGNGNDSWNGQTNFSFAVCVRDL